In Fructilactobacillus cliffordii, a single genomic region encodes these proteins:
- a CDS encoding nucleoside hydrolase yields MSVQKMILDVDTGIDDAMAIAYAVADPEVELIGILSSFGNIEADRAAQNALKILHLVGANDVPVFIGHQNPLDHNYQRIDVNSQIHGENGIGEVELPTPTQPVATQDGVDFLLTAAQEYGDQLTVVATGPMTNLASAWEQDPATMKKIGNITIMGGALTVPGNVTPVAEANVEQDPVAANQLFTSDLNVTMVGLDVTLRTLLTKDETSQWRTTEAGSKMADIVDFYIDVYADLYPELGGCSLHDPLAVGVAIDPSFVTTIDMNMMVTTEHDAYYARTIGDKARLNDPNPNVKVAVAVDKDRYLQVFMDHFKQLFN; encoded by the coding sequence ATGAGTGTTCAGAAAATGATTTTAGATGTTGATACGGGGATTGACGACGCCATGGCGATTGCTTATGCCGTGGCTGATCCTGAAGTTGAATTAATTGGAATCCTGTCATCCTTTGGGAACATCGAAGCCGACCGGGCCGCCCAAAATGCCCTGAAAATTTTACACCTCGTGGGTGCCAATGACGTTCCGGTGTTCATTGGTCACCAAAATCCGTTAGATCACAACTACCAACGAATTGACGTTAACTCACAGATTCACGGTGAAAATGGAATTGGAGAAGTGGAGCTCCCAACTCCCACCCAACCAGTGGCCACCCAGGACGGCGTGGATTTTCTCTTAACCGCTGCCCAAGAATACGGTGACCAATTGACCGTCGTAGCCACGGGTCCAATGACAAATCTTGCGTCTGCTTGGGAACAAGACCCAGCAACCATGAAAAAAATTGGCAACATCACCATCATGGGCGGAGCCCTCACGGTACCGGGGAACGTGACCCCCGTGGCTGAAGCTAACGTGGAACAAGATCCTGTGGCTGCCAACCAACTCTTTACCAGTGACCTAAACGTCACCATGGTTGGTTTAGACGTGACCCTCAGAACCCTGCTGACTAAGGACGAAACGAGCCAATGGCGGACTACCGAAGCGGGAAGTAAGATGGCAGACATTGTGGACTTCTACATCGACGTCTACGCGGACCTCTACCCTGAACTCGGTGGTTGCTCTTTACATGATCCCCTGGCCGTCGGCGTTGCCATTGACCCTAGTTTTGTAACCACAATCGACATGAACATGATGGTGACCACCGAGCACGATGCTTACTACGCTCGGACAATTGGTGACAAAGCGCGGCTCAACGACCCGAACCCGAACGTTAAAGTTGCGGTGGCCGTGGATAAGGACCGGTACCTCCAGGTCTTTATGGATCACTTTAAACAACTCTTCAATTAA
- a CDS encoding alpha/beta hydrolase: protein MKHKKTFIFLIFLLVVGTGFGGWWYNTQKASNYHVKQSRTATVFIPGLGGNYITSDYMVSSWDKNGAATKALQVYIKDNGKVSTVKQFNKIGKNNPVIQANFQTNNKPAFEATHMPQLLAYLKKNYGINKVNLIGHSSGGEIIYDYLTKYRKTADQPEVVHFVSMANTYPLKDPNITNLPKNLQILNFCGNVSNTGSDGLIPVRDVVKMKELVRGHVKSYKLYVYNGDPQQAQHSMLHENPEVNKIIAEYMFN from the coding sequence ATGAAACACAAGAAGACATTTATTTTTCTCATCTTTTTATTAGTCGTTGGAACCGGATTCGGTGGCTGGTGGTATAACACCCAAAAGGCATCTAACTACCACGTCAAGCAATCCCGGACCGCCACGGTGTTCATTCCCGGATTAGGGGGAAACTACATTACCTCTGATTACATGGTATCTTCCTGGGATAAAAACGGAGCCGCTACGAAGGCCCTGCAGGTTTACATCAAGGACAATGGGAAAGTTAGCACCGTTAAGCAGTTCAATAAAATCGGGAAAAATAATCCGGTCATTCAAGCGAACTTTCAAACTAACAATAAGCCAGCATTCGAAGCAACCCACATGCCGCAGTTATTGGCCTACCTGAAGAAGAACTACGGGATTAACAAGGTTAACCTAATCGGACACTCCTCTGGAGGCGAAATTATCTATGACTACTTGACTAAGTACCGGAAAACAGCGGATCAACCGGAAGTCGTGCACTTCGTTTCCATGGCGAACACCTATCCGTTAAAGGACCCCAACATCACGAACTTGCCTAAGAACCTGCAGATTCTAAACTTCTGTGGAAACGTCAGCAATACCGGAAGTGACGGTCTGATTCCCGTTCGAGATGTGGTTAAGATGAAAGAATTAGTGCGTGGCCATGTGAAGAGTTACAAGCTCTACGTTTATAACGGTGACCCGCAACAAGCCCAACACTCCATGCTCCACGAAAATCCCGAAGTCAATAAGATTATCGCGGAATACATGTTTAACTAA
- a CDS encoding NAD(P)/FAD-dependent oxidoreductase, whose translation MTNDVYDITIIGGGPVGMFTGFYAGLREAKVQIIESLEQLGGQVMAQYPEKNILDVAGFAGVSGRELVQNLEAQLYTVPEVERHLNTKVTNVIKHEDYFEIETTQGTSKSRAVILAAGNGAFHPRELRAENAEAETGKHLFYGISNLSRFAGKDVLVAGGGNSAVDMALMLEPVAHQVTLIHRRNEFRGLEKMVHQLEASSVQIVTPYLIQKLNEVDHRLQVEAKRMKTDDDFITMTVDDVVVNYGFIANNKDLEAWNVQPELEHSLVKVNRELESSVPLLFSVGDQAIYPGKDTLIATGFGEAPLAVNTIMKRLYPDRRLPIHSTSLKR comes from the coding sequence ATGACCAACGATGTCTATGATATCACAATTATTGGCGGGGGGCCCGTCGGAATGTTCACGGGTTTTTACGCCGGATTACGGGAAGCTAAGGTTCAAATTATTGAAAGTTTGGAACAGCTGGGCGGTCAAGTGATGGCCCAGTATCCCGAAAAGAACATTTTGGATGTGGCCGGCTTTGCTGGGGTTAGCGGCCGGGAGCTCGTGCAGAATCTGGAAGCGCAGTTGTATACAGTGCCAGAGGTCGAACGCCATCTGAATACGAAGGTGACGAACGTGATCAAGCACGAGGATTACTTTGAAATTGAAACGACCCAAGGAACCAGTAAGAGCCGAGCGGTTATTTTGGCTGCTGGCAATGGTGCCTTTCACCCTCGAGAATTGCGGGCAGAAAACGCGGAAGCAGAAACCGGGAAGCACCTGTTTTACGGGATCTCTAATTTAAGTCGTTTTGCTGGCAAAGACGTACTAGTCGCCGGGGGCGGGAATTCTGCCGTCGACATGGCCTTGATGTTAGAACCGGTAGCCCATCAAGTTACCTTGATTCACCGACGCAACGAATTTCGGGGATTGGAAAAGATGGTCCACCAACTGGAGGCATCTTCGGTTCAGATTGTGACGCCTTACCTGATTCAAAAATTGAATGAAGTTGATCACCGGCTCCAGGTGGAAGCAAAACGGATGAAGACGGACGACGATTTCATCACGATGACGGTCGATGACGTGGTGGTTAACTATGGCTTTATTGCTAACAATAAGGACCTGGAGGCCTGGAACGTGCAACCAGAATTGGAACACTCCTTGGTCAAAGTTAATCGCGAGTTAGAAAGTAGCGTACCGTTACTCTTTAGTGTGGGTGATCAGGCCATTTATCCCGGCAAGGATACGCTAATTGCTACGGGCTTCGGGGAAGCACCGCTGGCCGTGAACACGATTATGAAACGCCTTTACCCAGACCGACGGCTTCCAATTCACAGTACGTCGTTGAAACGCTAG
- a CDS encoding DUF1054 family protein, giving the protein MFTDSDFKVFDASTLNERMEQIRTVLDPQFEEVAQAFLPILAATGETWYAHVAKHRMRTTNPPDNTWVAFSTNPRGYKMLPHFELGCWADHLYLYLAVESNMKPKHTSTIGPKLQDLAPLVAQLPSEFVLSANHMVEQTLPIADYEQLVERFQHVKAAEVLIGIQIQRGDSRFGTPHLLADLEQTLQTLLPLYQRLH; this is encoded by the coding sequence ATGTTTACAGACAGTGATTTTAAGGTATTTGACGCATCCACGTTGAACGAACGGATGGAACAAATCCGGACCGTGTTGGATCCTCAATTTGAGGAAGTGGCGCAGGCCTTCTTGCCGATCTTAGCAGCAACGGGCGAAACGTGGTACGCGCACGTTGCCAAACACCGGATGCGAACCACTAATCCACCTGATAATACCTGGGTGGCATTTTCAACGAATCCCCGTGGTTACAAAATGTTGCCCCACTTTGAACTGGGTTGCTGGGCCGACCACTTGTATCTATATTTAGCGGTTGAAAGTAACATGAAACCCAAACACACGAGCACAATCGGTCCCAAGTTACAGGACTTGGCTCCGTTAGTAGCCCAGTTACCGAGTGAATTTGTCCTGAGCGCCAACCATATGGTGGAACAAACTTTACCAATTGCTGACTACGAACAACTAGTTGAGCGATTCCAGCATGTGAAAGCCGCGGAGGTCTTAATTGGGATTCAAATTCAACGAGGGGATTCACGGTTCGGGACCCCACATTTGCTTGCTGATTTAGAACAGACGTTACAAACCTTATTACCGTTATACCAACGATTGCATTAA
- a CDS encoding LTA synthase family protein produces the protein MKQILAKVNTRVGFFVFSIALFWLKTIYAYFADFALGTEGTLQFLLLFINPIATTILIFGLAFYFKPAKLFYPAILLLDIIDTVLLYLNVIYFREFTDFMTVSTMTGYSKVDQGLSGASLALTMPHDVFYWLDIIIVIFLLLFRVIKIDKQSLSNRFAFAVFSIGALFLTFNITLADMDRPQLLTRAFDRNYLVKYLGLDVFTAYDAFQTHQSNELRSQANKAEIYNVKAFTDAHYAEPNPNMFGTLKGKNVVVIHLESFQQFLINKKINGKEVTPFLNQIYNSNHTYAFDNFFHQVGQGKTSDAENMLETSTYGLPQGSLFAQLGSDNTFQGAPAILGQDGYSSAVFHGNVASFWNRNNTYKNLGYQYFFDASYYDTTGDKATGYGLKDKLLFKDSIKYLQHLQQPFYAKYITVTNHFPYQLDDQDIKDNKIKAPDTDDSAVNNYFVTAHYLDQSIKEFYDYLDKTGLAKNTVVVLYGDHYGLSNSENPTLAPLLGKSESKWNNFDNAQLQRVPFMINSPSINNGYVDHTYGGEIDVLPTLMHLLGINSQKYIQFGTDLFSAKHDQVVAFRNKDWVSPEYTSVDGTIYDSKTGKVIHPDKKLKKKLQEIQEKVNTELSLSDTLNQQNLLQFYHPDGFQKVDPTKFNYSNGLSHEKRTENQLGDKSKSLFDTNGKKDTTKLYKTDAPEVNEPRSDTSRIQIQNPDSNQEK, from the coding sequence ATAAAACAGATTCTAGCCAAGGTTAATACTCGAGTTGGCTTTTTTGTATTCTCAATTGCTTTATTCTGGTTAAAAACCATTTACGCCTACTTTGCGGATTTTGCGTTGGGAACCGAGGGAACGTTGCAATTTTTGCTACTGTTCATTAACCCAATTGCCACGACCATCCTAATCTTTGGGCTCGCATTTTACTTTAAACCGGCCAAACTTTTTTATCCAGCTATCCTACTTCTAGACATCATTGACACCGTGCTTCTCTATTTAAACGTGATTTACTTTAGGGAATTCACCGATTTTATGACCGTGTCCACGATGACCGGATACTCCAAGGTCGATCAAGGACTGAGTGGCGCGTCTTTGGCGCTCACGATGCCCCACGACGTTTTCTACTGGTTAGACATCATCATTGTTATCTTTCTACTCCTGTTTCGGGTTATCAAGATTGATAAGCAAAGCCTTTCCAATCGGTTTGCCTTTGCGGTTTTTTCCATTGGAGCATTGTTTCTAACCTTTAACATTACATTAGCGGACATGGATCGTCCTCAACTATTGACCCGAGCATTTGACCGCAATTACTTGGTTAAGTACTTAGGCTTAGACGTCTTTACGGCTTATGATGCCTTTCAGACGCACCAGTCAAACGAGCTCCGTTCCCAGGCCAACAAGGCTGAAATCTACAACGTGAAGGCGTTTACCGATGCCCACTACGCCGAACCCAACCCCAACATGTTTGGGACGTTAAAGGGTAAAAACGTGGTAGTCATTCACCTGGAAAGCTTCCAACAATTTCTAATTAACAAAAAAATCAACGGTAAGGAAGTCACTCCGTTCTTAAACCAAATCTACAACAGTAATCATACTTACGCTTTCGATAACTTTTTCCACCAAGTTGGTCAGGGAAAAACTTCTGACGCCGAAAATATGCTAGAAACCAGCACCTACGGCTTGCCACAGGGATCCTTATTTGCCCAGTTAGGAAGCGACAATACCTTCCAAGGAGCGCCTGCAATTCTTGGTCAAGATGGTTACAGTTCGGCTGTCTTCCACGGAAACGTGGCTAGTTTCTGGAACCGGAACAATACCTACAAGAACCTTGGCTACCAGTACTTCTTTGATGCCAGTTATTACGATACGACCGGTGACAAAGCCACTGGTTATGGACTAAAGGATAAGTTGCTATTCAAGGACTCCATCAAATACCTGCAACACCTACAACAGCCGTTTTACGCAAAGTACATCACGGTTACCAACCACTTCCCGTACCAGCTTGATGATCAAGACATCAAGGATAATAAAATTAAGGCCCCGGATACAGATGATAGCGCCGTTAATAACTACTTTGTCACCGCCCATTATCTAGATCAGTCAATTAAAGAATTCTATGACTACCTCGATAAGACCGGTCTCGCTAAGAATACGGTCGTGGTCCTTTACGGAGACCACTACGGACTGTCTAATTCCGAAAACCCAACTCTGGCACCATTACTGGGTAAGAGTGAATCGAAGTGGAATAACTTTGATAATGCCCAATTGCAACGGGTCCCGTTCATGATTAACTCACCATCCATTAACAATGGCTACGTAGATCACACCTACGGCGGTGAAATTGACGTTTTACCGACATTGATGCACCTCTTAGGAATTAACTCCCAGAAGTACATTCAGTTTGGAACAGACCTCTTCTCCGCCAAGCACGATCAGGTGGTCGCCTTCCGGAATAAGGATTGGGTCTCACCGGAATACACTTCGGTTGACGGAACCATCTATGATTCTAAGACCGGCAAAGTCATCCATCCGGACAAGAAGTTAAAGAAAAAACTACAGGAAATTCAAGAGAAGGTTAACACCGAACTATCGTTATCCGATACTTTGAACCAGCAAAATTTACTGCAGTTCTACCATCCCGATGGCTTCCAAAAGGTTGATCCGACGAAGTTTAACTACTCAAACGGTCTTAGTCATGAAAAACGAACCGAAAATCAATTAGGCGATAAGTCAAAGAGTCTCTTTGATACCAACGGTAAAAAGGACACCACAAAGCTCTACAAGACTGATGCCCCAGAAGTTAACGAACCTCGCAGTGATACCAGTAGAATTCAGATTCAAAATCCGGATTCAAACCAGGAAAAATAA
- a CDS encoding histidine phosphatase family protein, whose protein sequence is MAKFTLYLVRHGQTYYNVFNKLQGWSNSPLTQQGIDDAVATGKRLKDIKFKAAYCSDLTRAQKTMSLLFDQNETFNSITPIVSPFFREEFYGYFEGLNMDEVWYQAGAPHGAKTFAEIIDQYDMNVAKDFLKQADPFHMAENAEEYWHRLQQGLDLITSNPNIEDGDSVLLVSHGNTLLSLVDRFSQPGQFDLRTRPANGSITKLAVDGDQLTVTDYNK, encoded by the coding sequence ATGGCCAAATTTACATTATACTTAGTGCGCCACGGACAAACGTACTATAACGTCTTCAATAAGTTGCAGGGATGGAGTAATTCACCGTTAACCCAGCAGGGAATTGATGACGCTGTGGCCACCGGCAAACGACTTAAGGACATTAAGTTTAAAGCTGCCTACTGCAGTGATTTAACGCGAGCCCAGAAAACGATGTCGTTACTGTTTGACCAAAACGAAACCTTTAATTCAATTACGCCAATTGTGTCGCCATTTTTCCGGGAGGAATTTTACGGCTACTTTGAAGGCCTGAACATGGACGAAGTTTGGTACCAAGCCGGAGCACCCCACGGAGCCAAAACTTTTGCTGAAATTATTGACCAGTATGATATGAACGTGGCCAAGGATTTCTTAAAACAAGCCGATCCATTTCACATGGCTGAAAACGCAGAGGAATACTGGCATCGCTTGCAACAGGGTTTAGATTTGATTACCAGTAATCCAAACATTGAGGACGGAGACAGCGTGTTGCTCGTGAGTCACGGGAACACATTGTTAAGTTTGGTCGATCGCTTTTCACAACCAGGACAGTTTGACCTCCGCACGCGACCGGCGAATGGTAGCATTACGAAATTAGCCGTCGACGGCGACCAGCTGACGGTAACAGACTATAACAAGTAG
- a CDS encoding MerR family transcriptional regulator: protein MVDQVDHAAFYKTCNEDNYIFRIGEVSKMTNVSPRQLRYWEQKGYIHSERNEKMASRVFNHENFMMVKLIKFYLDQDHSLSTAFEKAQHHMQIVRSTYAFILKMHHGLVQKDGHQMIDMGYFNKEHTKRLYGYLDENQEIVYTVSDIDEAPKSAE, encoded by the coding sequence TTGGTAGATCAAGTAGATCACGCCGCTTTTTACAAGACATGTAATGAAGATAATTACATTTTTCGTATCGGGGAAGTCAGTAAAATGACGAATGTTTCTCCGCGCCAGTTACGCTACTGGGAACAAAAAGGCTACATTCATAGTGAAAGAAACGAAAAGATGGCGTCGCGAGTGTTTAACCACGAAAACTTCATGATGGTTAAACTAATTAAATTTTACCTAGATCAAGATCACTCGCTGAGTACGGCCTTTGAAAAGGCCCAACACCACATGCAGATTGTGCGGTCGACCTACGCCTTCATTTTAAAAATGCACCATGGACTGGTCCAAAAAGACGGACACCAGATGATTGACATGGGTTATTTTAATAAGGAGCATACGAAACGACTCTACGGGTATCTTGATGAAAATCAAGAAATTGTCTACACGGTTAGTGATATCGATGAGGCACCGAAATCAGCAGAATAG
- a CDS encoding APC family permease, whose amino-acid sequence MAEQKLKRSIGPFTALAMVMGTVIGGGVFFKIASVTAATHSVSLTLLAWVVAGILTICGGLTVAELGAAIPETGGSVQYMRHTYGPLSGFLLGWSEMLIYVPANMAALAIIFATQVVILLHLSTSLVVPIAIVVVVTITCLNLLGAKVGGTVQSLTLIFKLIPVFLIVIVGLFMPGHVDVTFFPVTPTDHSNVITAFSGGLLATMFAYEGWINVGDIAGEMKNPKRDIPKAVVLGLTFIMIIYVLVNWVFLKNMPISQIAGNPNTAAEVAGKLFGNLGGKLVTIGILVSVFGTINGYTMTGARIPYALAKQDLLPFSNLFQRLNRAAAPFVASLFILLIAIIMIFLGSFDLLTDMLVFVMWIFNCLLFLAVFILRKKEPLLERPYRVLWYPIVPAIAILGGLFIVVTTLINQTGLAFAGLGITVIGVPVYYLHRYTTRKKAQQ is encoded by the coding sequence ATGGCAGAACAAAAATTAAAGCGGAGCATTGGACCTTTTACCGCGCTAGCGATGGTAATGGGGACTGTCATCGGGGGCGGAGTTTTCTTCAAGATTGCCAGTGTGACAGCCGCAACCCATTCCGTTAGTTTGACTCTATTGGCTTGGGTGGTTGCCGGGATTTTAACCATTTGTGGGGGATTAACGGTTGCTGAACTAGGAGCCGCCATTCCAGAAACTGGTGGGAGTGTGCAGTACATGCGTCATACCTACGGACCTTTGAGTGGATTCTTGTTGGGTTGGTCGGAAATGCTGATTTACGTCCCCGCTAACATGGCCGCTTTGGCGATTATCTTCGCCACCCAAGTGGTAATTCTATTGCATTTGTCCACATCGCTAGTGGTGCCGATTGCGATTGTGGTTGTGGTGACGATTACCTGTTTAAACCTATTGGGGGCGAAGGTGGGGGGAACAGTCCAATCGTTAACCTTGATTTTTAAACTGATCCCGGTTTTCTTAATTGTGATTGTGGGATTATTCATGCCCGGTCATGTGGATGTAACCTTCTTTCCGGTTACCCCCACGGATCACTCGAACGTGATTACCGCCTTTTCGGGAGGATTATTAGCTACTATGTTCGCCTACGAAGGTTGGATCAACGTGGGAGACATCGCTGGTGAAATGAAGAACCCCAAACGGGATATTCCCAAGGCCGTGGTGCTGGGATTAACCTTTATTATGATCATTTATGTATTGGTAAACTGGGTCTTCTTGAAAAACATGCCGATTAGTCAAATCGCCGGGAACCCGAACACGGCTGCCGAGGTAGCGGGCAAATTGTTTGGAAATCTCGGAGGTAAGTTAGTTACGATTGGAATCTTGGTTTCGGTATTTGGTACCATCAATGGTTACACCATGACGGGAGCGCGAATTCCGTACGCTTTAGCCAAACAAGACTTATTACCGTTTAGTAACCTATTCCAACGCCTAAACCGGGCAGCGGCACCGTTTGTAGCCAGCTTGTTTATCCTGTTGATTGCTATTATCATGATCTTTTTAGGCAGCTTTGATCTGCTGACTGACATGTTAGTGTTTGTAATGTGGATCTTTAACTGTTTGCTATTCCTGGCCGTTTTCATTCTTAGAAAGAAAGAACCGCTTTTGGAACGGCCGTATCGGGTGCTTTGGTACCCGATTGTTCCCGCCATTGCCATTTTAGGTGGTCTCTTCATCGTGGTGACGACGTTGATTAACCAAACGGGATTAGCCTTTGCTGGATTAGGTATTACCGTAATTGGCGTGCCGGTTTACTACCTGCACCGTTACACGACGCGGAAAAAAGCCCAACAATAA
- a CDS encoding magnesium transporter CorA family protein, producing the protein MIKTDKINQNINWVQVTDCLPVEKKTLKQEYHLTTEMLYYALDHHERPRMEYYDDEQILLIIFDVAEPTRFNGDIAAEPIGLIIHGNTLFTFTANQTNFVNPLIRSVVDKLPQLQRDNASPLDIVLKTMYQLAIQYFDYINHVNSIRTSIQRNLRGRTNKAAINQLLNLQTDLVYFLTSLSANNDMLTMLKRKLGKTLSDDDNDALDDVIVEIQQGLSMAQMANQAAQQVAGAYSNLLDSNLNTTMKFLTVFSIVLTVPNIVFGFYGENVKLPFMDSPLAWQITIVITAILVVVVLLIMRFSDFFNR; encoded by the coding sequence ATGATTAAAACGGACAAAATTAATCAAAACATCAACTGGGTACAGGTCACTGATTGTCTCCCCGTCGAGAAAAAAACGTTAAAGCAAGAATACCATCTCACCACTGAGATGCTCTATTACGCGTTGGACCACCATGAACGCCCGCGGATGGAATACTACGACGACGAACAGATTTTATTAATTATCTTTGACGTAGCCGAACCAACACGATTCAACGGTGATATTGCTGCCGAACCAATTGGCTTGATTATCCACGGCAACACCTTGTTTACCTTCACGGCTAACCAAACCAACTTTGTGAACCCCTTGATTCGCTCCGTTGTCGATAAACTACCCCAATTACAGCGGGACAACGCCTCTCCTTTAGACATTGTGCTGAAAACGATGTACCAACTCGCGATTCAATACTTCGATTATATTAATCACGTTAACAGTATTCGGACCAGCATCCAACGAAATCTACGTGGGCGTACTAATAAAGCAGCGATTAACCAGTTGTTGAACCTGCAGACGGACCTGGTTTACTTTTTAACTTCACTGTCGGCTAACAACGATATGTTAACCATGCTTAAACGCAAGCTGGGCAAAACGCTATCTGATGATGATAACGATGCATTAGATGACGTCATCGTCGAAATTCAACAAGGGCTTTCCATGGCACAGATGGCGAATCAAGCCGCTCAACAAGTTGCGGGTGCCTACTCAAACCTGCTAGATAGTAACCTAAATACGACCATGAAATTTCTGACCGTCTTCTCGATTGTCCTGACGGTCCCCAACATTGTGTTTGGATTTTACGGTGAAAACGTCAAACTGCCGTTCATGGATAGTCCTTTGGCTTGGCAGATTACCATTGTGATTACGGCGATTTTGGTCGTGGTGGTCCTGCTCATCATGCGCTTCAGTGACTTCTTTAATAGATAG
- a CDS encoding glycoside hydrolase family 73 protein: MKQKPEKSERSSLWYPLIAFLIVAGACLALYGTYKVRQHMNYQRMIAAQKKYDEENNPVLKHERKFIKQVADPSVKLYKQDHKVLPSIVIAQAILESNWGKSKLYTEANNPFGIKGTYNGDYIMYETGEYINHKHITEKAQFRKYPDLQSAIEDHNEALYEKFLKRDDKITDYREEAKLLQKNTYATDPDYANKLIRVIKAHDLQKYDQEAMK, translated from the coding sequence ATGAAACAAAAACCAGAAAAGTCGGAACGAAGCAGTTTGTGGTATCCATTGATTGCTTTTTTAATTGTCGCCGGGGCGTGTTTAGCGCTTTACGGGACCTATAAAGTTCGGCAACACATGAATTATCAACGGATGATTGCTGCGCAAAAGAAATATGATGAAGAAAATAATCCGGTGTTAAAGCACGAACGCAAGTTTATCAAGCAGGTGGCTGATCCATCCGTGAAACTGTACAAGCAGGATCACAAGGTTTTACCGAGCATCGTGATTGCCCAAGCCATTTTGGAATCGAACTGGGGCAAGTCGAAGTTGTATACGGAAGCCAATAACCCGTTTGGGATTAAAGGAACCTATAACGGTGATTACATTATGTATGAAACCGGGGAATACATTAATCACAAACACATTACTGAAAAGGCTCAATTCCGAAAGTATCCTGACTTACAGTCCGCGATTGAAGACCACAACGAAGCGTTGTACGAAAAGTTCTTAAAACGCGACGATAAGATCACTGATTATCGTGAAGAAGCAAAACTATTACAAAAGAATACCTATGCAACCGATCCGGACTATGCCAATAAGTTGATTCGGGTAATTAAGGCCCATGACTTACAAAAGTACGATCAGGAGGCAATGAAGTAA
- a CDS encoding TerC family protein → MALLEKLYGPFFDLHNWETVLTSGNDWLIIFSLVVLECVMSVDNAIVLATQTQVLPTKKLQEESLFYGLWGAYIFRFLVIGAGVYLIHFWEIKVVGAIYLIYLSVKYFFPRRSKSGKKRTVRVLGDPHSRKFFWWVVIQIEFMDILFSIDSVLASLAVSNNPVVVLIGGMVGILAMRGIAEFIMKIMKRIPELKTMAYVLVFMIGVKLFLSIPAIDIEIPATWFGIFVIAAIVVTLIIHFIRQRRNSNGNGAQSS, encoded by the coding sequence CTGGCACTACTAGAAAAGCTGTACGGCCCGTTTTTTGATCTACACAATTGGGAAACGGTTTTAACTTCGGGAAATGACTGGTTAATCATCTTTTCCTTGGTAGTTTTAGAGTGTGTGATGTCGGTTGATAATGCAATTGTTCTGGCAACTCAGACCCAGGTGTTACCCACGAAAAAATTACAGGAAGAATCCCTGTTTTACGGACTATGGGGAGCTTATATCTTCCGGTTCCTAGTAATTGGAGCCGGGGTGTATCTGATTCATTTTTGGGAAATTAAGGTCGTTGGTGCGATTTATTTAATCTACCTCTCGGTCAAATATTTTTTTCCACGGCGGTCTAAGTCGGGGAAAAAGCGGACCGTCAGAGTACTTGGTGATCCACACAGTCGCAAGTTTTTTTGGTGGGTCGTTATTCAAATTGAATTTATGGATATCCTGTTTTCGATTGATTCCGTGTTGGCCTCCCTTGCCGTCTCAAACAACCCGGTGGTGGTGTTAATTGGAGGAATGGTTGGAATATTAGCTATGCGAGGGATTGCCGAATTCATTATGAAAATCATGAAACGGATTCCGGAGCTAAAAACGATGGCGTACGTGTTGGTCTTCATGATTGGAGTAAAATTGTTCCTCTCGATTCCAGCAATTGACATTGAAATTCCCGCCACCTGGTTTGGAATCTTTGTGATTGCTGCGATTGTAGTCACGCTTATTATCCATTTTATCCGTCAAAGGAGGAATTCTAATGGCAATGGAGCTCAATCAAGCTAA
- the trxA gene encoding thioredoxin, giving the protein MAMELNQANFTSAVQGPMTLVDFWAPWCGPCKMMEPVLAQLEQEFSGRVKFAKLNVDQNQELAQQYHVLGLPSYVLFVNGTGVEKVTGVYSKEKLAHYLNRKLAANK; this is encoded by the coding sequence ATGGCAATGGAGCTCAATCAAGCTAATTTTACTTCGGCAGTCCAAGGTCCGATGACTTTAGTCGATTTCTGGGCCCCTTGGTGCGGACCATGTAAGATGATGGAGCCTGTATTAGCGCAATTAGAACAAGAATTTAGTGGGCGAGTGAAGTTCGCTAAGCTAAATGTTGATCAGAACCAGGAATTAGCCCAGCAGTATCACGTCTTAGGCCTCCCGAGTTATGTATTATTTGTGAATGGAACCGGCGTCGAAAAGGTGACCGGAGTTTATTCTAAGGAAAAACTAGCGCATTACTTAAACCGTAAGTTAGCAGCAAATAAGTAG